A stretch of the Sphingobacterium thalpophilum genome encodes the following:
- a CDS encoding 1,4-dihydroxy-6-naphthoate synthase, which produces MKLTLGFSPCPNDTFIFDALIHHKIDTKGLDFEVEYQDVETLNLKAFQGDLDVTKLSYHAFAYAVEDYELLDAGSALGFGVGPMLITKDPSLALALQEKLNKGEGLGEHNKLRVGYPGKYTTANFLLGLAFPELTNKIELVFSEIESALLDGSIDLGLIIHENRFTYAQRGLFKVVDLGEYWETTTKFPIPLGGIVVKRSLSKEVKDTLNKVLKESVEFAFANPKSGLDFIRSHAQEMSEEVMYKHIDLYVNKYSVELGAEGRNAITKMFEKAQDLGFIPRSDRKLFLS; this is translated from the coding sequence ATGAAATTAACATTGGGATTCTCTCCCTGTCCAAACGATACGTTTATCTTTGATGCGCTTATTCACCATAAAATCGATACCAAAGGTCTTGATTTTGAAGTAGAATATCAGGATGTGGAGACCTTAAATCTGAAAGCTTTTCAAGGTGATCTGGATGTTACCAAACTGAGCTATCATGCCTTTGCCTATGCCGTTGAAGACTATGAGCTGCTGGATGCTGGCAGCGCTTTAGGCTTTGGTGTGGGGCCAATGCTGATCACGAAAGACCCTTCTTTGGCTCTTGCCCTTCAGGAGAAACTCAATAAGGGAGAAGGGCTGGGCGAACACAACAAATTAAGGGTCGGTTATCCCGGCAAGTATACCACGGCAAATTTTCTATTAGGGCTTGCGTTTCCTGAATTAACCAATAAGATCGAACTGGTCTTCTCAGAAATCGAGAGTGCTCTTTTGGATGGCTCAATTGATCTTGGGCTTATCATCCATGAAAACCGCTTTACTTATGCGCAGAGAGGACTATTCAAAGTGGTTGACTTGGGGGAGTACTGGGAAACAACGACAAAATTTCCGATTCCTCTCGGCGGCATTGTGGTAAAAAGATCACTGTCGAAAGAGGTTAAGGACACCTTGAATAAAGTGTTGAAAGAAAGTGTTGAGTTCGCTTTCGCCAATCCAAAATCCGGACTCGATTTTATCCGCAGCCATGCCCAGGAAATGAGTGAAGAGGTGATGTACAAACATATTGATCTTTATGTCAACAAATACTCGGTCGAACTGGGTGCTGAAGGCCGTAACGCTATTACAAAAATGTTTGAAAAGGCTCAGGATCTTGGTTTTATACCCCGTTCTGACCGGAAGCTATTTTTGTCGTAG
- the surE gene encoding 5'/3'-nucleotidase SurE, translated as MVKKKPNILVVNDDGITAPGIKVLMEEMQKIGNVVVVAPDSAQSGMGHAITLGRPLRLDKINLYEGVEMYQCSGTPVDCVKLAVNKVFKGQRPDICVSGINHGLNNSINVLYSGTMSAAVEGAIEGIPSVGFSLDNFSHDADFSYCRPYVISITEQVLANGLPKNTLLNVNFPQTNGFKGIKICRQAGGHWVEEFDERIDPHNRDYYWTTGKFVLQDRGEDTDCYALANGYVSVVPTQFDMTAHHAIPELNSWSFDHLDENSRRGKIEK; from the coding sequence ATGGTAAAAAAGAAACCCAATATTTTAGTGGTCAACGACGATGGAATTACTGCACCGGGTATTAAGGTGCTGATGGAAGAAATGCAAAAGATTGGCAATGTTGTGGTTGTCGCCCCTGACTCTGCGCAATCGGGCATGGGGCACGCGATTACACTTGGACGGCCGTTGCGTCTGGATAAGATCAATTTATATGAAGGCGTAGAGATGTATCAATGTTCCGGAACACCGGTAGACTGTGTTAAGCTTGCTGTAAACAAAGTGTTTAAGGGACAGAGGCCGGATATCTGTGTTTCGGGTATCAATCATGGACTCAACAATTCGATCAACGTGCTATATTCAGGTACCATGTCTGCTGCGGTAGAAGGGGCAATAGAGGGGATCCCTTCCGTTGGGTTTTCGCTGGATAATTTTTCGCATGATGCGGATTTCAGTTACTGTAGACCTTATGTTATTTCTATAACCGAACAAGTTCTTGCCAATGGCTTGCCAAAAAACACCTTGCTGAACGTTAATTTTCCGCAAACAAACGGTTTTAAAGGCATTAAGATCTGTCGGCAAGCAGGTGGACATTGGGTAGAGGAGTTTGACGAACGTATAGACCCACATAACCGTGATTACTATTGGACTACAGGAAAATTTGTTTTACAGGACCGTGGTGAGGATACCGATTGTTATGCACTGGCCAATGGTTATGTTTCCGTTGTCCCAACACAGTTTGATATGACTGCGCACCATGCAATTCCCGAACTGAATTCCTGGAGCTTTGATCATTTGGACGAAAATAGCAGGCGTGGAAAAATTGAAAAATAA
- the kduI gene encoding 5-dehydro-4-deoxy-D-glucuronate isomerase yields the protein MSINFESRYAIGPREYKTLDTHGLRENFLIEKVFETDKINLVYTHYDRYMAGGAMPVNAKLKLETVPELLKEPYFLSRRELGIINVGGNGQVEVDGTRYDLNTKEALYVGQGAKEVYFSSQDGANPAKFYLNSTPAHCSYPTKKVTKEDANKIELGSLETSNHRVINQMLLNKVVQTCQLQMGMTELKPGSVWNTMPAHTHDRRMEVYFYFELPEGQAVSHFMGPIDETRHIWIQNDQAVISPPWSIHSGAGTSNYTFIWGMAGENLDYDDMDKCAITALK from the coding sequence ATGAGCATTAATTTTGAATCCCGCTATGCTATCGGGCCAAGGGAATACAAGACGTTAGATACGCATGGATTACGAGAGAATTTCCTCATTGAAAAAGTTTTCGAAACCGATAAAATTAACTTAGTTTATACACACTACGACCGCTATATGGCCGGCGGCGCAATGCCCGTAAATGCTAAGCTCAAATTGGAAACTGTCCCTGAGCTGTTGAAAGAACCTTATTTTCTGTCCAGAAGAGAACTGGGAATCATTAATGTCGGCGGCAACGGCCAAGTTGAAGTGGATGGTACTCGATACGATTTAAACACGAAAGAGGCACTTTATGTGGGCCAAGGCGCTAAAGAGGTTTATTTTTCAAGTCAGGACGGTGCAAACCCAGCTAAATTTTACTTAAATTCTACTCCAGCACACTGCAGTTACCCAACTAAAAAGGTAACAAAGGAGGATGCCAATAAAATCGAGCTCGGTTCACTTGAAACATCCAATCATCGGGTGATCAACCAAATGTTATTGAATAAAGTTGTGCAGACCTGCCAGTTGCAGATGGGGATGACTGAGCTCAAACCCGGATCTGTATGGAATACCATGCCTGCTCATACACATGACCGACGTATGGAAGTATACTTTTACTTTGAATTACCAGAAGGACAGGCGGTATCGCATTTTATGGGGCCAATCGATGAGACACGTCATATCTGGATACAGAACGATCAGGCAGTAATTTCACCTCCCTGGTCAATTCATTCGGGTGCTGGCACCTCCAACTACACATTCATTTGGGGAATGGCCGGTGAAAACTTAGACTATGATGATATGGATAAATGTGCCATTACAGCGTTGAAGTAG
- a CDS encoding DUF4861 family protein produces MKKTFVLSLALGLWGIASAQNNKTITVSNPSSFTRTELISIPYATFEMHFALKENSFSIVDSENKKELAYQLEKLGKQTAQNVLVQVSLAPKSSLTFAVTGNAPTAVSSKTYARYVPERKDDFAWENDIAAFRAYGKALEGSSEDAQGFDFWAKRTNDLIIDEWYKTGDYHADHGKGLDYYSVGQTLGVGDATPFIDGQVVYHKHYRQYKVLDNGPLRSTFKLIYEPENVKDQNLQVEKTVSLDAGSQLNRISYAIKNSTASSTSVAIGLAKRKEEKPQFLNDAKSGTLAYWEPAEGDKITGTAVIVPKASYVFKDSPTQFLLTTTVENNNPLVYFAGAAFNKAGKINNFEQWQSYLRQFRDHLNQPLIIKYSK; encoded by the coding sequence ATGAAAAAAACATTCGTATTGAGTTTAGCGCTTGGTCTTTGGGGTATTGCCTCAGCACAGAACAACAAGACCATCACTGTAAGCAATCCTTCTTCCTTCACGCGGACTGAACTGATCAGTATTCCTTATGCCACATTTGAGATGCACTTCGCCCTGAAAGAAAATAGCTTTAGCATTGTCGACAGCGAAAATAAAAAGGAGCTGGCGTACCAGCTCGAGAAATTAGGAAAGCAGACAGCGCAAAATGTACTGGTGCAAGTCAGCCTCGCTCCTAAAAGTTCTCTGACCTTTGCTGTGACCGGCAATGCCCCAACAGCAGTTTCTTCTAAAACCTATGCACGGTATGTACCCGAACGTAAAGATGACTTTGCCTGGGAAAATGATATTGCTGCGTTTAGAGCCTACGGAAAAGCCTTGGAAGGCAGCTCAGAAGATGCCCAAGGATTTGATTTCTGGGCCAAGCGTACTAATGATCTGATTATTGACGAATGGTATAAAACAGGTGATTACCATGCCGATCATGGTAAAGGCTTGGACTACTACTCTGTAGGTCAAACGCTGGGTGTAGGTGATGCTACCCCTTTTATAGATGGGCAGGTAGTCTACCACAAACACTATCGTCAGTATAAGGTACTGGATAACGGACCGTTGCGTTCTACTTTCAAGCTTATCTATGAGCCTGAGAACGTAAAAGACCAAAATCTTCAGGTAGAAAAAACGGTTTCTTTAGATGCTGGAAGCCAGCTGAACAGAATCAGCTATGCAATTAAAAATAGTACTGCTAGTAGTACTTCCGTTGCTATTGGCCTTGCGAAAAGAAAAGAGGAAAAACCTCAATTTCTGAACGATGCCAAAAGTGGTACCCTTGCGTATTGGGAACCAGCAGAGGGCGACAAGATTACCGGAACCGCCGTTATTGTTCCGAAGGCATCTTATGTTTTCAAAGACAGTCCTACACAATTTTTATTGACAACGACCGTAGAAAACAACAACCCATTGGTCTATTTTGCTGGTGCGGCATTTAATAAGGCGGGAAAGATAAATAACTTTGAACAATGGCAATCGTACCTCAGACAATTCAGGGATCATTTAAATCAACCACTAATCATAAAATATTCGAAATAA
- a CDS encoding SDR family oxidoreductase, whose translation MLQSFDLSGKVALVTGCKRGIGKAIAEALAEAGADIIGVSASLEIAGSTVEQSIKALGRNFYAYQCDFSKRNELYKFIDQVKSDHPTIDILFNNAGNILRKPAAEHPDEYWDQIIEINQNAQFILTREIGKDMISRGTGKIVFTASLLTFQGGINVPGYAASKGAIGSLVKAFANEWASKGINVNGFAPGYIATDNTEALRDDPERSKSILDRIPAGRWGTPEDFKGPAVFLASKASDYVHGTILTVDGGWMGR comes from the coding sequence ATACTGCAATCTTTTGATTTATCAGGAAAGGTAGCTTTAGTAACCGGCTGCAAAAGAGGAATAGGAAAAGCGATTGCTGAAGCATTGGCGGAAGCAGGAGCAGATATCATCGGCGTTTCGGCCTCGCTGGAAATCGCGGGCTCCACAGTAGAGCAATCAATCAAGGCACTTGGCAGAAACTTTTACGCCTATCAATGTGACTTTTCAAAAAGGAATGAACTTTATAAGTTCATTGACCAAGTAAAATCAGATCACCCAACCATCGATATTCTGTTTAACAATGCCGGAAATATACTGCGTAAACCAGCTGCAGAACATCCAGATGAATACTGGGATCAAATTATCGAAATCAATCAAAATGCCCAATTTATCCTGACTAGAGAAATAGGCAAAGATATGATTTCACGTGGAACTGGAAAGATCGTGTTTACAGCATCTTTGCTGACTTTTCAAGGCGGCATCAATGTTCCGGGATACGCAGCATCCAAAGGAGCAATAGGCTCATTAGTCAAAGCCTTTGCCAATGAATGGGCCTCCAAGGGTATAAATGTGAACGGCTTTGCTCCAGGGTACATTGCCACAGACAATACCGAAGCTTTAAGAGACGATCCTGAGCGGTCGAAATCGATATTGGACCGCATCCCTGCTGGCCGCTGGGGGACACCCGAAGATTTTAAAGGCCCCGCAGTATTCTTGGCATCAAAAGCGTCAGATTACGTGCATGGCACTATTCTCACTGTCGACGGTGGCTGGATGGGAAGATAA
- the nadD gene encoding nicotinate (nicotinamide) nucleotide adenylyltransferase, with the protein MKKIGLFFGSFNPVHVGHLIIANYMASFTGLDQVWFVVSPQNPFKKKSTLADPYDRLEMLNLALEGCDHLRVSDIEFHLPLPSYTIDTLTHLSEKYPNREFVLLMGEDILESLEKWKNAEVILRDYHIYVYPRPGYNGGKLKEHPSVTMTDTPLMELSSTFLRKAIKEKKNIQFFTPQKVIDFIDKKGLYS; encoded by the coding sequence ATGAAAAAAATCGGTTTGTTTTTTGGTTCTTTTAATCCCGTACATGTGGGACATTTGATAATAGCCAATTACATGGCCAGTTTTACAGGGCTCGATCAAGTCTGGTTTGTCGTTTCACCACAGAATCCGTTCAAAAAGAAGTCTACGTTAGCGGATCCCTACGACCGGCTGGAAATGCTTAATTTAGCACTTGAGGGGTGTGATCATTTGCGTGTCAGCGATATCGAATTTCATTTGCCACTGCCCTCTTACACAATAGATACCCTAACCCATCTCAGCGAAAAGTATCCGAATCGCGAGTTTGTGTTGCTGATGGGAGAAGATATTCTTGAATCTTTGGAAAAATGGAAGAACGCTGAAGTGATTTTGCGAGATTATCATATTTATGTTTATCCACGTCCGGGATACAATGGTGGAAAGCTGAAGGAACATCCTTCTGTCACGATGACAGATACGCCCTTAATGGAATTATCATCCACCTTCCTTCGGAAGGCAATTAAAGAAAAGAAGAATATTCAGTTTTTTACACCACAAAAAGTGATCGACTTTATTGACAAAAAAGGACTCTATTCCTAG
- the gmk gene encoding guanylate kinase: MSGKLIIFSAPSGAGKTTIVRDLLSKHGDKIEFSISASTRDPRGQEVNGKDYYFMSKEEFLHRVAKQEFIEFEEVYSGTFYGTLRSEIERIWKEGKHVIFDIDVVGGLRLKSKFPDRALSIFVQPPSLEVLKERLTGRGTDSEEKLQERFAKAELELTYANKFDVILKNFDLETACAEAEEIVMDFIST; this comes from the coding sequence ATGAGCGGTAAATTAATTATTTTCTCAGCACCATCTGGTGCTGGAAAGACAACTATAGTCAGAGATCTATTAAGTAAACATGGCGATAAGATAGAATTTTCAATTTCGGCGAGTACCCGGGATCCGAGGGGGCAGGAGGTCAATGGAAAAGACTATTATTTTATGTCCAAGGAAGAGTTTTTACATCGTGTTGCAAAGCAGGAGTTTATTGAATTTGAAGAGGTGTACTCAGGTACCTTCTATGGAACACTGCGGTCGGAGATCGAACGTATCTGGAAAGAAGGTAAACATGTGATCTTTGATATAGATGTTGTCGGCGGCTTGCGGCTAAAATCAAAATTTCCTGACCGAGCGCTATCTATTTTTGTACAACCTCCATCGCTGGAAGTACTGAAAGAGCGATTGACGGGCCGTGGTACAGATTCAGAGGAGAAGTTGCAGGAGCGCTTTGCAAAAGCAGAACTAGAACTTACTTATGCCAATAAATTTGACGTGATACTGAAAAATTTTGATTTGGAAACTGCTTGTGCAGAAGCCGAAGAAATTGTGATGGATTTCATCAGTACATAA
- a CDS encoding YicC/YloC family endoribonuclease, with amino-acid sequence MIKSMTGYGTASKENGKVKYSVEIKSLNSKFLELNLRLPKVVSDKELALRTECSKLIERGKVNLNVSVEYTDQTAKASSINTDLLKQYYSQLLAVANELQDNKANLFELALSMPEVISNNEDTVDEEEAKVLMDAFYEAVKQFNTFREDEGNVLAEDLKKRAELILSYLGEVESLEVERIPLIRQRIEQFLNDTVGKDNVDQNRFEQELVYYIDKLDVTEEKVRLRSHCNYFMQAFDSADSNGKKLGFISQEMGREINTLGSKANHAGIQQIVVRMKEELEKIKEQLLNVL; translated from the coding sequence ATGATAAAATCCATGACAGGATATGGCACAGCTTCCAAAGAGAATGGTAAAGTTAAATATAGTGTCGAAATAAAGTCCTTAAATTCAAAATTCCTTGAATTAAATCTCCGTTTGCCCAAAGTAGTTTCGGACAAGGAATTAGCCTTGCGGACAGAATGCAGTAAACTAATTGAGCGCGGAAAGGTTAATCTAAATGTATCCGTAGAATATACGGACCAAACAGCCAAGGCATCGTCCATCAACACCGATTTACTAAAGCAATATTATAGTCAATTGCTGGCTGTCGCTAACGAGCTGCAGGACAACAAAGCTAATTTATTTGAACTGGCGCTAAGTATGCCGGAAGTTATTAGCAACAATGAAGATACCGTAGATGAAGAAGAAGCGAAGGTACTGATGGATGCTTTCTATGAAGCTGTAAAGCAGTTTAACACCTTTCGTGAAGATGAAGGAAATGTTTTGGCGGAGGATCTAAAAAAACGTGCGGAGCTTATTTTATCTTATTTGGGCGAGGTGGAGAGTTTAGAAGTTGAACGCATTCCTTTGATCAGACAACGTATAGAACAGTTTTTAAATGATACGGTAGGAAAAGATAATGTGGATCAGAATCGTTTCGAACAGGAACTCGTTTATTATATTGATAAACTGGATGTGACTGAGGAGAAAGTAAGGTTGCGTTCTCACTGCAACTATTTTATGCAAGCTTTTGATTCTGCAGACTCCAATGGCAAGAAGTTAGGGTTTATTTCACAGGAAATGGGGCGGGAAATCAATACCCTTGGATCTAAAGCGAATCATGCCGGTATACAGCAGATCGTAGTCAGAATGAAAGAAGAATTGGAAAAAATAAAGGAGCAGTTGCTCAACGTACTATAA
- a CDS encoding CAP domain-containing protein: protein MKYFIFAFTLFIVQAATAQRIRVDQRQAKEAYELLNRIRLNPEKYKRELKLFNLHKIKRTELRWNKQLAEVAVYRAKDMAKRAYFDHVSPEGYGPNYFIAQAGYDLNPDWLKKRSANNFESIAANRASATDAIKALIIGREAPGYHHRTHLLGMDQWNGSLYDVGIGYVTCKGARPYESYLVVIIAKHGG from the coding sequence ATGAAATATTTTATTTTCGCATTTACCCTATTTATCGTGCAAGCCGCAACTGCACAGCGGATCCGGGTAGATCAAAGGCAAGCAAAGGAAGCTTATGAATTATTGAATCGTATCCGTTTAAATCCTGAAAAATACAAAAGGGAACTTAAGTTATTTAATCTTCATAAAATCAAACGTACTGAACTTCGTTGGAATAAACAATTGGCTGAAGTAGCTGTATATCGTGCCAAAGATATGGCTAAACGTGCGTATTTTGATCATGTTTCACCAGAAGGCTATGGCCCCAATTATTTTATAGCCCAAGCTGGATATGATTTAAATCCAGATTGGCTAAAAAAACGAAGTGCTAATAATTTTGAGTCTATTGCGGCCAATCGTGCTAGTGCTACAGATGCTATAAAAGCGCTTATTATTGGACGGGAGGCACCGGGTTACCACCATAGAACACATTTATTGGGTATGGATCAATGGAATGGTTCACTGTATGATGTTGGTATTGGTTATGTTACCTGTAAAGGTGCCAGACCTTATGAAAGTTATCTCGTGGTGATCATTGCAAAACATGGCGGATGA
- a CDS encoding DedA family protein, with amino-acid sequence MEIITHLIDFILHIDKHLVEIVNDYQLWTYLILFLIIFVETGVVVMPFLPGDSLLFAAGMLAAQPNDLNVWLMIFVLLIAAITGDSLNYSIGKHFGMRLTQFKLFGKRVVKDEQIAKTHAFYEKYGSKTIVIARFVPIVRTLAPFVGGIGKMRYGTFITYNVIGAVLWVGGITLAGYFLGNIPIVRENFSKVVLLIIVVSVLPIVFELVREKIKAQKGTS; translated from the coding sequence TTGGAAATAATCACACACCTTATTGACTTTATCCTCCACATCGATAAGCATCTGGTTGAAATAGTCAATGACTATCAGCTTTGGACATATCTCATTTTGTTTCTGATTATTTTTGTAGAAACAGGGGTAGTTGTAATGCCTTTTTTACCGGGCGATTCACTGTTATTCGCCGCAGGGATGCTAGCTGCACAACCCAATGATCTGAACGTCTGGCTTATGATTTTTGTCTTATTGATCGCTGCAATTACAGGTGATTCACTTAATTATTCCATTGGTAAGCACTTTGGCATGCGGTTAACTCAGTTTAAGTTGTTTGGTAAACGGGTTGTCAAGGATGAACAGATCGCCAAGACACATGCATTTTACGAAAAATATGGAAGTAAAACCATCGTCATAGCACGTTTTGTACCAATCGTACGTACGTTAGCACCATTTGTGGGTGGCATAGGGAAAATGAGATATGGGACTTTCATTACCTATAACGTAATCGGCGCGGTATTATGGGTGGGTGGCATTACGTTGGCCGGTTACTTTCTCGGTAATATTCCAATAGTTAGGGAGAATTTCTCTAAAGTGGTATTGCTTATTATAGTTGTGTCCGTACTACCTATTGTATTTGAATTAGTGAGGGAAAAAATAAAAGCACAAAAGGGAACTTCATAA
- the dnaN gene encoding DNA polymerase III subunit beta: MRFIVSTSILLKQLQAINGASSTSTVLPILENFLFEIKDNNLTISATDLQTSMVTSLPIEAKEEGRVAMPSKILIETLKTLPDQPVAFSVDMNTLAIEISAGDGKYKLSGENADDFPKIPSIDSGSIIQMPAPILSEAISKTIFAVSNDELRPAMSGVLVQLEEKNVTFVSTDAHKLVRYTRTDIGAEKPASLILPKKALSLLKSSLPSDDTTVSIEYNQTNAFFSFGNINLICRLIDERYPDYAAVIPQVNPNKLTVDRLLFLNTLRRVVIFANKTTHQVRLKISGSELHISAEDLDFSNEAHERLSCQFEGDDMEIGFNAKFLVEMLNNLESEEVVIEMSTPNRAGLLVPATSEDHADILMLVMPVMLNNA; the protein is encoded by the coding sequence ATGAGATTCATTGTATCAACATCAATTTTATTAAAGCAGTTACAAGCTATCAATGGAGCATCTAGTACAAGTACTGTTTTGCCAATCTTGGAAAACTTTCTTTTTGAAATAAAAGATAATAACTTGACTATTTCTGCTACGGATCTACAGACAAGTATGGTTACTTCCTTACCGATCGAGGCAAAAGAAGAGGGAAGGGTAGCGATGCCTTCAAAGATTTTGATAGAGACACTAAAGACTCTTCCGGATCAGCCGGTAGCATTTTCAGTAGATATGAATACCTTAGCTATTGAAATCAGCGCAGGTGACGGTAAATATAAATTGAGTGGCGAAAACGCAGATGACTTTCCTAAAATTCCTTCTATTGACAGCGGATCGATTATCCAGATGCCAGCCCCGATTCTCTCAGAGGCTATTAGCAAAACCATCTTTGCTGTTAGCAATGACGAGCTGAGACCAGCAATGTCAGGCGTTCTGGTCCAATTGGAAGAAAAAAATGTGACTTTTGTTTCGACAGATGCACATAAATTGGTACGCTATACCCGGACAGATATCGGTGCTGAAAAACCAGCATCGCTTATCTTACCCAAAAAAGCACTTTCCCTATTAAAATCTTCACTGCCATCTGATGATACTACAGTTTCCATTGAGTACAATCAGACAAATGCATTTTTTAGTTTTGGTAACATCAATCTGATCTGTCGTTTGATAGATGAGCGCTATCCAGATTATGCTGCAGTAATTCCTCAAGTTAATCCAAATAAACTGACTGTTGACAGATTACTTTTCTTAAACACGTTGAGAAGGGTTGTTATTTTTGCTAATAAAACTACACATCAGGTACGTTTAAAAATATCAGGTAGCGAACTTCATATTTCTGCAGAGGATCTGGATTTCTCTAATGAGGCACACGAGCGCTTATCCTGTCAGTTTGAAGGCGATGATATGGAGATCGGCTTTAATGCGAAGTTTTTAGTTGAAATGTTAAACAATCTGGAAAGTGAAGAGGTTGTGATCGAAATGAGCACACCAAATCGTGCTGGTCTATTGGTCCCTGCAACTTCTGAGGACCATGCCGATATTTTGATGTTGGTGATGCCAGTAATGTTGAATAACGCTTAA
- a CDS encoding DNA polymerase III subunit, which translates to MQFKDIIGHKDIKEHLVRTVLENRVSHAQLFLGPEGSGSLALAYAYAQFLNCENKQPTDSCGTCPACRKYSKLIHPDLHMSYPFIAKHKEDTATDYAENWRKAFMNNPYMGLEYWRNQLDADNKQVNINIAEAHGIIKKLSLKAFEAEYKVLIMWLPEYLDTQGNALLKLIEEPPEKTLFILVAENPDKILNTIISRTQLVKIKKLEHMEVVQHLKATQQLTEQEASEIAFIADGNMQVALNQLQTQGNNHFGTLVNWLRFIVSDAGTNMISLVEDDLSKMGRENQKSFLFYAINMMRQIILIKGGLSSLVFLSTKELDFVQKFSAHYNIEQIEATINLLEETHYFVERNANPKILFLDLSLQLTLIYKYKTIPKGTQYI; encoded by the coding sequence ATGCAGTTTAAGGATATCATTGGGCATAAAGACATCAAGGAACATCTCGTTCGTACGGTTCTGGAAAACCGTGTGAGTCATGCGCAGTTATTTCTGGGGCCCGAAGGCTCTGGGAGCCTTGCTTTGGCTTATGCATATGCCCAATTTCTGAATTGCGAAAACAAGCAACCCACAGACAGCTGTGGTACCTGTCCAGCCTGTCGCAAGTATAGTAAACTGATCCATCCAGACTTGCACATGTCATACCCTTTTATCGCGAAACACAAAGAAGATACCGCGACAGATTATGCAGAGAACTGGCGGAAAGCTTTTATGAACAATCCCTATATGGGACTTGAATATTGGCGGAACCAGCTGGATGCAGACAACAAGCAGGTGAATATCAATATTGCAGAAGCACATGGTATCATCAAAAAATTAAGTCTTAAAGCGTTCGAAGCCGAGTATAAAGTTTTGATCATGTGGTTGCCTGAATATCTAGATACACAAGGCAATGCGCTATTAAAATTGATTGAAGAACCTCCTGAAAAGACCTTGTTTATTTTGGTCGCGGAGAATCCGGATAAAATACTAAATACGATCATTTCGCGGACCCAGTTGGTCAAAATAAAGAAACTGGAACATATGGAAGTTGTTCAGCATTTGAAAGCTACACAGCAGCTTACCGAACAAGAAGCTTCTGAGATTGCTTTTATCGCTGACGGAAATATGCAGGTGGCCCTTAATCAGTTACAAACCCAAGGCAATAACCATTTTGGGACTTTAGTAAACTGGCTACGTTTTATCGTATCGGATGCCGGCACAAATATGATTTCATTAGTGGAGGATGATCTGTCTAAAATGGGGCGGGAAAATCAAAAAAGCTTCCTTTTTTATGCTATCAACATGATGCGTCAGATCATCTTGATCAAAGGAGGGCTTTCCAGTCTAGTATTCCTATCCACTAAAGAATTGGACTTTGTGCAAAAATTTTCAGCACATTATAATATTGAACAAATTGAAGCAACCATAAATCTATTGGAGGAAACGCATTATTTTGTGGAAAGAAATGCAAATCCCAAAATATTATTTTTAGATTTATCTTTGCAGTTAACATTAATATACAAATACAAAACGATTCCGAAAGGAACTCAATATATATAA